Part of the Babylonia areolata isolate BAREFJ2019XMU chromosome 4, ASM4173473v1, whole genome shotgun sequence genome, cggccgtagtactttcgttttctccgcataggcggatagtagtttgcacaggacaggaatatcagacccctgccggagtctgcactagttgggtcacggttaagtatgtgtaattaaaacaataTTTAAATGTGTTAAAATATACTAAAACACAAGGTACGtaaaaggcaaatgattgaaatgaattaaggaaaaagaaaagggccACATTCAGCAAACCTGTGTTCACCAACTCACGATtgaatactcacacatgcatgacaacgcacactcacacacacacacacacacacacattatccaacCATACACACAACgacgtataacacacacaacagcttGGAGTCTTGCTGTCTGCTTCAacgactacagacacacacagaggaactgaCCAGCAGCAAGCTATCCAGAATGCTGGCGGCCACAGAGCACTCATCGTCATCCAGTTCAAACAGCACCTCACAGCTGTGCTCCCTGAAACACCCACCATCCATTTCATGCCACTGTATGCTGTGTTAAATGAATGCTCTGTATCATTCACTTTCAAGCTATTTCATGTTCTGTTAACCCTTAAATCATTTGTGTCAAGTCACTAACTTTCATGTTCAATTAATTCTGTGTATCAGCAGGCCAGCATATATGTTGACTGGAAAACCTCCACCTTTCAGTCACAAAATGCTACCAGATTTCAAACTAGGATGTGAGGAACATATGCCTGTCGGTTAGTAGCAAACACTTCATAGTTGAACACATTAAAACAGTATCTGCCAGTTCCTTTTTGTTAGATTCCAAGGAATTTTCAAATTTACactcaaaaacacaacacaaaatatatgtatatataaacatttcGTAAACATACTTTCATTCATATAAGAAATTCAAAGTAAAGGCTCAACATTACATTTACAGTAGCAATGCATTGTTCAGGAGCTTGACACTGGAGATAAAAATACCTGTTATCCAGTAACtttcaaaagaaaaagaggaagagatacagaatATAAAAAATCACTGACAAAAAAGCAACTGCACTTTTGAGAGTTCGAAAATAATGAGCTGGAATGCTTTCGCATGATGATACAGTTGCCCCTGTGCAACTGCTGCTTTTGCTTGACACCTTTCATACAACCAGTCACAGCAATCGTTtaacagtttcttcttcttcttcttctgcgttcgtgggctgcagctcccacgttcattcgcatatacacgagtgggtttttacgtgtatgaccgtttttcaccccaccatgtaggcagtcatactccgctttcgggggtgtgcatgctgggtatgttcttgcttccataacccaccgaacgctgacatggattacaggatctttaacgtgcgtatttgatcttctgcatgcgtttacacacgaaggggcttcaggcactagcaggtctgcacatatgttgacctgcgagatcataaaaatctccaccctttacccaccagtgattcaaacccaggtccctcacattgaaagtccaatgctttagccactcggctattgcgcccgtaacaGCAAATTTCCATTCAGTTTTAAGTAGATATGATTTTCATTATGATCAATACATCGTTACAAAATCAAACTGATAGATACTGTGCGTACCTGATCTTTCCACTGACAGTGACAATGCGGCCACCATCCAGAGGGTATTCTACTGCAGGGGGAGGGCTCGGAAGCTGCACAAAAACCACTTCTGTCatcttgtattgtattatcaaatctcgtctcaaaacccatcttttccctcagcagtaagttcaattgtggcagggccacttcctttgcgttagctgtgcttgactatgtgtgtatacatatgtatgtgtacataactacatgcatgtatgtgtattgtgtgcgcgtgtgtttatgtaagtttgtgcctgcctatgtgggcgtatgtgttagggtagctgttagatacacatgtatgttaaaatgtatgtatggagtgtgtgtgtgtgcgtgtgtgtgtgtgtgtgatcacgttttggtgtgtgtatgtaacatagatatgttttatgttaacaaaagcgtatttgtaaagcgcctagagcagatttctagatagtgtgctatataagtatccattatttatttattgtattgtattgcattgtattgtatttctcttttttatcacaacagatttctctaagtgaaattcgggctgctctccccagggagagtgcgtcgctacacttaagcgccacccattttttggtattttttcctgcatgcagttttatttgtttttcctatcaaagtggatttttctacagaattttgccaggaacaacccttttgttgctgtgggttcttttacgtgtgctaagtgcatgctgcacacaggacctcggtttatcgtctcatctgaatgactagcgtccagaccaccactcaaggtctagtggagggggagaaaataccagcagctgagccgtgattcgaaccagcgcgttcagattctcttgcttcctaggcgaacacgttacctctaagccatcaatTCCACCTTCACATACTGCCATTCCAGAAACATGAAACGTCTATTTCTGTGAATATTATTCTGTTGCCCCATCATAAATTACTGAGAGAACATATATTTCAGTTACTGTTATTCTGCTGCCTTACTATAAATGTACAGgtaatgaaataacaaaaaaaaacaaccccaaaaaacaacaaaatacagctaCCATTTAATTCATGACTTAAAAGCAAATCAAATTAGAAAACAAGCCACCATTTCATTCTTTCTAACTTAAACCAAACacgacatacaaaaccaaaaggATCCAGCTGGCATCATCATACTGGAATGATGCCAGGTCAGGATGAAAAGCAAAGGAAGGGTGAGCACCAAATGGACatctacaaacacaacacacaccaaccacaaaaaGGGTGAGCACCAAATGGACacctacaaacacaacacacaccaaccacaaaaaGGGTGAGCACCAAATGGACacctacaaacacaacacacaccaaccacaaaaaGGGTGAGCACCAAATGGACACCTAcaatcccacaacacacaccaaccacaaaaaGGGTGAGCACCAAATGGACatctacaaacacaacacacaccaaccacaaaaaGGGTGAGCACCAAATGGACatctacaaacacaacacacaccaaccacaaaaaGGGTGAGCACCAAATGGACacctacaaacacaacacacaccaaccacaaaaaGGGTGAGCACCAAATGGACacctacaaacacaacacacaccaaccacaaaaaGGGTGAGCACCAAATGGACacctacaaacacaacacacaccaaccacaaaaaGGGTGAGCACCAAATGGACacctacaaacacaacacacaccaaccacaaaaaGGGTGAGCACCAAATGGACacctacaaacacaacacacaccaaccacaaaaaGGGTGAGCACCAAATGGACacctacaaacacaacacacaccaaccacaaaaaGGGTGAGCACCAAATGGACacctacaaacacaacacacaccaaccacaaaaaGGGTGAGCACCAAATGGACacctacaaacacaacacacaccaaccacaaaacTCACAAACAGCACAAGTTAGTTCGGATGGATCATAGCCCAGGTCATCTCTGATGAGGAAATAAGATGTCTGatttcgcattaaaaaaaaagaaaaaaaaaagctttggctTATCAGAACAGATACAGGATGTTGGAAGTCTGTGTCAAACTCTTTCCATAACTTCacaataattttgttgttgttttcttcctttcttcacaaTATTCAGTTACCTGGCTTATTCCACATAAACCACAGCTTGAACAGCTTGAAATAAGGtacatgttgacaaagaaaaaaataatggcaTACTGAACACCATTTTGCTATCAATGATGGgttgaaaaaagacaaaaaacaaatggTACACAATGAACACTTAGCTTTCTTAAGTTTACAAGTCACTAAGAAAATAAATACACAAGTATGTACAGTAATTCACATGCCATTCTACTCCAACTTCATGCATACATTTTGTTTGTCAGCACAGATTAACATGACATTCCTCTTCATCCTGAACTTGCTTTCTGCAAAATGCAGATGAAAATGAGAAGAACACattgtgtgggtgatgacgggcataacagctgtgtggttaaagcattgatgtgagggtcttgggttcgaccCTATTATTGGTGCctagtgggttaagggtggagattttttttttttctacccaaccaggccaacatatgtgcaaaaCCTGCTTGCGTCtgtcatgtgcacacatgcaggaCAACAAAGATCCCAtcgtccatgtcagcatttgctgggttgtggaaacacaaacacgccaggcatgcacaccctgaaaacgGACCGTCGCTGCCTAACAGTGAGGCAAAAACTGTCACCCATAAAACAAGCCTGCTCACTGATgcaagtgaaagtgggagttacagcccacaaaccCAGAAGGCGAAGGATGTGGGAGATAGGATAGAAGTAAAGACATTACTAACTGTTGTgtgccacaacaacaaaaaaaaaccagaaagaaagaaaaaagatggaaaatTCACCTTGTTAGCATCTGCACCTCTCAACACCACATCCTGGATGGCCTGACCTCGGCTGAAATCCGTGACAAAACAGCAGCGAACTGTTCACatgaaacagaagaaaatattacgctgtttgtttgtttgtttttttgtgtgtttttttttttattgttatttttaaatATTACGCTGTTGTTCATAAACCTACAGCCTTATAAGGTATTCCAGAATTTCTAAAATATTAAAACAATCAAATCAACAATAATTTCATATCTTTACAAACATTTAGCTGAACAGGAACACTTTCATTTTTCTAAATAggaaatcatataaataaacttAGATTTGAGaatgtctgaaaaaaaaacaccttttctGCTGCTATTGATATTTTGTAACTACAAACAAGAGTATGGCTGTGTAAATAAGTGTAGCAGAAACAGCCACAGAGGTAAAATTTATTTTTGTAGCAATGAGTGAACATGTGAGTTGCAGAACACAAATGCAGCAGAAGAAAGCATCCTGATTTATATACACACTAATTTTTAATGCACTACAGAAGTATATACTATCTGCAGTTTCTAGAACTGCAATGGCAGCCTAATCATGTAACATTTATCAAAGAGGAGAAGTAGGGCAAGCAAAGTAGGGCaagcatgtctgtctatctctgccacTCTGCAAAATAACATATTTGGAGTTCAAATGGAGAGTTTTATTGTGCTCACATCTCTTGTGATGAGGACACACAGTAATGCCTCAATCTCTATCTTCTAGGTATACACACaccattatatgtatatataatgtttatatgtatatatatatataatgtatatatgtaggtataACACATCATTGTTACTTACCTTTAATGTCCTCCAATATTTCTTCTGACAAGGAATCTGAAACACATTAAAGTGTCAggaatttttaaaataaaataaaaaatgtttaaaaaaaagaaaatcacacctTATAACAGACTAACAAGCTCTGAAAAAAcagcaaatgaagaaaaaagaaatatgtataaATATCACAAACTGTCAAATTCTGCAAAATATTTGACACTGATCACTGGGGACAGGACTTTCGGTGCTGATTACTCAAGTCATGAGGCACAAAGATTATGAAaaggcaggaaaaagaaaaaaaccaaaaaaaacccccaacataggacacagagagagataaaaaaaaaagataaaaaaaaagcaacaacaaaaacaagtatatctacagaaaaaataaaataaaataacagctATAAATCTGTGAACTatgccacttttttttcccccctagggTTCCGGTCTTTCGAAAGAATGGCTGTGAACTGTAACACTGGCAGACTGTATATTTTAAAATCCACCCTGTAACTGAAAGTGAAAGATGCCTGCTGACCTGGTACAGAGGCCACTGGCTGATCCTGGTGCTGAGATGTCTTGACCACACCACCGTCCAACAACTGGGACTTGATGCGACTGCAAACAAAGCATTCATTTATTCCCGCACACTCGTTCCTAATACATATCGTAATAGCCTCATCGTTCTTACGAAGTGAAGCACATCCAAATCCCTAGCTGTTCGTACAAATGCAGAAACAATGTAACATGTAGAAGCTTACTTCAGTTTTCTTTGTTCAACTCATacaacaatgtggagtgatggccaagaggtaacgcatctgcctaggaagtgagagaatctgagcgcactggttctaatcacggctcagccgccggtattttcttcccctccactagaccttgagtggttgtctggacgctactcattcggatgagatgataaaccgaggtctcatgtgcagcatggacttagggcacgtaaaaaacccacggcaacaaaagggttgttcctggcaaaattctgtagaaaaatccactttgataggaaaaaaccccaaaaaaaactgcatgcaggaaaaaaaagaaaagaaaaaaaaaagggtggtgctgtagtgtagtgatgcgttctccctggggagagctgcccgaatttcacagagaaccctgttgtgataaaaaaagaaaaacaaaatacaaatacaatacaatataatcagTTACTCAACCATGCTGACTTGACATGATTTCAGTGAGAACCCCAGATCGTCAGAAGCGAAGAGgaaaagtaaacaaaaataataatattgattCTTTGGCTTGAAACATCCAGATAATCACCCTGATCAAGGCGGGAATGAAGAATGTATATCATAAACTAAAAAAACTCACAACAATTTCAACACAATGTCACTAATCAAGCACAAAGGTTGTGGAGgaaataaataatgaaacacaATCACAATTCTAAATTCTTAATATAATGCACAGTTTCATGCAGGCTATGCAAACAGTGATCTTCCATTTTCGACAATGTTGTTTATAGACTGTCAGTTCCACAAACTCACCTGTGGATTGCTTTCCCTGCTGCTGGGACTGACTGCCAGGCAACCAGAATGGGGATACCTTCATACACCTGACCACACGTTAAGGAACAGTCATCTGGGGTTTTACTGCATTGCCTTCCAACAATTTCAGCATTGACAGTGTTTCTCCAAGAAGCACTGCATCAGTGAACTATTTCTGCTTGCTTGCTAGCTAGTTCGAAAACAAAGTCAGTTTGATAAAGATTCCACATacatccttccctccctaccccactccccctctttcttgtGAGCAATTTGATTTTCACTCCAtcattcattgtctctgtcttcaagttatatcaaaaaaagaaaaagaaaatacacacacacacacgcacacactcaagacAACTAAGATTATTTTCTATCACATAAAACAGTGGATGTACATGTGTCTTTGCACATGCTGGGGCTACATGTAACTCTGAcactgcttaaaaaaacaacaacactaaagaaCAAAAACCATGTCTGcacaacaacagagacaacacTCTGTCCCATCATTTACGCTACAAAGGAAAGTCTCAAATCTACTAAACCCTAAATCACGGAATGATGACCCTACTCCTCTGCCCAACATCCCTGACCATTTTCCCCCCAGAAGGTCCAAGCTAAAGCAGGGCAAGGATACCGGCACCGCCAAGGTCTCTTTGTAGCCCACGTCCACCACCATGCCGCAGGTAGTTCCCAGGGTCAGCAAGGACAGCACATGTCCAGGCGCGAACAGCACGCAACCCACCTGTTGGGTCACAGCCGACAACAAAATAATTGGGTTTTTTCTTTAGAACttctacatctttttttttcaaacctttttAACCTATGAATGTGTGATTGCTGTGTGGCAGACGTGTATATATTTACCCAATTATGATTCGATCAAAGtgcatgcaaaaacaacaacaacaaaaaaccaaccctacAAAATGCTGAAGGTAAACAAGTCTTGTTTACTGATGGAAAAAAatagaccccccaaaaaagtcaAAGTACAAGTAATACAAATCTTCAATACCCTATATTTTACCATCAACATAGAATATAAGATAAGCAGGAaatgcaatacaaaaaaacaaaacaaacaaaccctgatCCATTTCCAAATCAATTTGATTTCAGTTAGAGAACAGAACCTAAATGAAAAGTGGATAATATGTTGGAGTACCACACATGACTCAATATCATTTTCGTTCGGGTTGCCATTACTTGCTTATCAGATGATCATaacatcttcttcttcagtcttcttctggACAACTGACCAACCTCAAAATGTCTGAAGAGTACGCGCGCCAAACATTCGCGAAAGTCTGTTGGACACAGGAGTGACTCCACCACAACAACCCGCTTATCCTTCGGGCTCATCAGCAGATAACTGCAACATCCATACACCGTGGCAATTAGCAGACGTGCAACAAAACTTTGTGTCTGATCTGCTTGCTTAGAAACAGTCAGAATAACGCATTTTTAAGAAAAAGACGACAAAAGAATGGAAGTAAAACTTACAATGTAAAACAGTCATCCCTTCAGATGATATGAAACCAAGAAACACATGCATTCCCAGTTCATTCTTCCTTTTCCCTGTGCACACACCAGCCCATTCCCATCCTCTCCATCAAAAAacagaaaccacaaaaaaaattTGATACCCCctaatatacatatatttatatatatatatttgtgtgtgtgtgtgtgtgtgtgtgtgtgtgtgtgtgtgtgtgtgtgtgtgtgtgtgtgtgtgtgtgtgtgtgtgtgtgtgtgtgtgtgtgtgtgtgtgtttgtttgttcaagaAAACACAGCCATTCTGAGAGGAATGAATGACAATAACTAAAGAAGTTTAGAAAGCtgtacagaacaaaaaaaaacaaaacaaacattttgcATAATCAGTCTGTGATGACATAATCATGCAGACCAACTGTTCAAAATGTGTAACGATTAAATGCCAAAATAACATGATATAAATCATGACTTaaatgatatgacatgacactAGCATGAATCAACAACAGAGTTTAAAAGTACCGGAAAATCAACACAGAGAGCAGCTCCTTCAGACTCTCCTGAAGCTCGGCTGCACTGCTGTAATCCCATATCCTTGAAACCTGGAGATAAAAATCAAAGCACATATGTACAAACAGACCAAAAATTTCTAATCCCATTCTAATCCTCATACTGTCACTAACAGTTTTACAACATGGATCTGGTTGTGACATTAGTATTTAAGATACATTTTCAGTTATATTGTGATTGGAGTACTCTGAACTGACATTTCAAATTAATTTTAGTTATCTAAGCAGAAGTATCTAAGAATAAACATGGCTTTGCTTAGTAGATCAAAAGTATCCTAATGAAACTTCCTttggaattcacacacacacacacacacacacaaaatgtattaGACTTTCCCTAAAAGTATGTCAACCAGACAGTGACCATAAGAGAGGCTCACACTCCCCTGAATCAACATGAGCTAGTTTCCAAGATAGCAATAAAATAGGTTAATTATTCACagtaatgaaatgaaatcaatgtTCTTAATACTCAATAACTACTGGTCCTACTCATGCATTTCAGCTGTTTGTCAGTGATaactgtgtgtatgaatgtgtcatCAATTTGCCATTTGTATGTTTTTTGCAAATTTCTATGTATCATTGTTACATACATAAAAATTATGTGGCAAAATTTGAAATTTTTATGTCACCAAGTAAATATGTAGTTGTATCCATATATGTCTCTATATATTGTGTTTATCAACAGTGTGTATCATTCTCTGTGCatttgtgacactgtgtgttacttgagcgtgtgtgagagtgtatgtatgtatacaagtgtgtttgttgattttgtgtgcgtgtgtgtgtgtgtgtgtgtgcacgtgtgtttgtgttttataaaCATATGCAAGCATTTATATGGATggataaatatgtgtgtgcaggtgtttgtgaatgtgttttgtgtgtgtgtgtgtgtgtgtgtgtgtgtgtgtgtgtgtgtgtttgtgtgtgtgtgtgagtgcgtgcatgcgtgtgtgtgtgtttgtgtgtgtgggtgtgtgtttgtgtgaggccTTAAAAACTTTAACAAAAATTgaatttctgttaaaaaaaaaaagctgtataaatCCAATTATTACTAATTATTACTAATGGTAAACTTACAATGGAATTTCTCATTCTGCACACATGCTAGTTACAGTCACTTACTTTCACTCACACAACCATTTTAGTCATACCTATACAGACTAATACTGTTGCGATCAAGATGCAatcacaatacacagacacacacacatacacacaaattcacacgcacacacgcatgcacaccaaAGAACAATGACAGTATACTAACTATTCCTGTTCTTGAGTTTTTGACAGTGCTTGGAATGATGCATCTTGGTCCTGTTTCCCCGGCGAGTCCACATCTATATGAAAAAGAAGAATCACCACAGAGTATTATTTCAGGCTGGTTTCATACTACATATCTATGATTATGTGGTATTAttaggtattattattattatgattattaggcCTTGGAGACAGTAAACATTTATTTTAATTTACTAAGATCCAAGAACTAACAAAGTAACATTAACATATTTGAAAGGACATATAATTGTTGTAATAGAAAACATGTCATACCCTCTCACTATAATTAATTATTTTTCTTCAGTTGAGTAActgcaagtcgatgttggtcgtgtaacgtaaagaagaagaagaatcgataTGCTGATCTTCTTTGCTTCTATCATGCTGTGTTTTCCCTTGGttgcttgaaaacacacacacacacacacacacacacacgcacacgtaagaAAAAGTACACAAGAAGAACATTAATCTCCTGTGCAGTCTGTAAGTATCGTAGTTTATGGAAATCTTCTGAAAGGTTATGACACGCAAAGTCCGTGAAGCGTACGTCTGATTCACTGGCACTTTTCTGCTGCTTACAGATGGCGATGCACACTTGTAAGTTGTATACAGTTACAGTCAGCCTTTTTTAACAATCATCACAACGGATAACTGTGAAGCTTACTTTGTGTATGCAGCTCCGATGTCGATAATGTACACGTTTTTGTTGCTGCCGTAACTAAGCCCCTCAAAGAGAGACATTTTCAGCAGCTAGCAGTCGATCTTTCAGCCCAACACAACAGGAAGTGTAAGACTGCAAATAAGCATCTGAGTGAAAAGAAGAGCGTTCAGAAGGGTGATAATTCACGTTGCGATTGCTCAGAAGCACTCAGCAAGGTTGCCAGTGTTGTGGTGATCCTTGAGACTGACATTTGAGAGACTGCAACTGTTTTGAATTCTTCTTGACGAGACTGGAATAAATACGTGAACAAGATGCCATACGTCCTGATAAGCACACAGACGCGTCTCGTAAGAATCATTATGACTAATGTTTATACTTCGTTTAGCTAAGTATGGCAGTTTGCCAAAGcatgatcataatgatcatcagCTCGGTACATTTGTTTTCTAGAAGAGTCGTTACAGAACTTGACTATCAATCAGATTGAGTAGTAGATCTGCTACTGGCGGTGATTGAAGATGTATGACAGGTCCCGtctatggagagaaaaaaataaaatggacAGTTGGTTTTTCACCCAGCGCAAGGCAACGTTCAGTCACATTTGTAATGATGAAACTTATTTGTGCAACGAGAAAGCAGGCAGTTGATtgaggtgggggaggatgggATCCTGACTTAGTGTCTCAGGAATGTGCAGAGCCATTCAGGGTGAAAATTTCAACATATTtaatgactgaacacacacacacacacacacacacacaccagtgaactCACAAACTtccatgcacatgtatgtgcacacatacatgtatacatataatgTGATTGTTAATCTAACTGAATGTATGCAACATTGCAAGTCATTTTTCAACCACTGCACAAAATTTCAACCCAGTGTAACTGGGCGATGGGGTTGGCCCAGTACCCAATTTGCTGACAGTTGTTCACTCTTTCTAGATTGAGAATGTCCCAGTATTTGATCCAATTGTTTTAATTACCTTTAAGTttccatttggtgtcatatactgtaccgtgtcaaactgatgcaaaccagacctatctgtttgctcttcttggCCAAAATTtatatatttaaccaaactgggagtaaaATACGAACTCCTCATTTTGGAATAACAGTACTATGTATGAGTAATGAAATTCAAAACATACTGTAGAAATGTACTCAGATCAAGCTGCGTGATCattaaaaagtaagaaaaaaacaaacaaaccaaacagcaatTACTCGGAGTCAACAATAATTCCTCATAATGGTAATGGTAATATATTTTGGTTATGTTTTGGTTTTAGGAAAGTGGACCTACCATTGTTGGGGACCAGTGGAGCGATCCCAACCTGATGGACAAGCTGGGGGCAAAGTTAATGAAGGAATTTGGAAACAATttgtaagtttttttgttgtttttttccccagatatatttgtgagtttgtgtatatgtgtgtaaatatgtgtctgtgtgtgtgtgtgagggtgcataCATGCTTGTATACATATATTTTCTTGTACATGTTGGCAAAGCCTTTGCAAGAGTCATCCTGACCTGATCGCAAGTTCTGGCAGCACGTGTATACCCAGAGTCGCAGTGTGGGT contains:
- the LOC143281236 gene encoding actin-related protein 10-like, whose product is MSLFEGLSYGSNKNVYIIDIGAAYTKCGLAGETGPRCIIPSTVKNSRTGIVSRIWDYSSAAELQESLKELLSVLIFRYLLMSPKDKRVVVVESLLCPTDFRECLARVLFRHFEVGCVLFAPGHVLSLLTLGTTCGMVVDVGYKETLAVPVYEGIPILVAWQSVPAAGKAIHSRIKSQLLDGGVVKTSQHQDQPVASVPDSLSEEILEDIKVRCCFVTDFSRGQAIQDVVLRGADANKLPSPPPAVEYPLDGGRIVTVSGKIREHSCEVLFELDDDECSVAASILDSLLLCPIDTRRELAESIVVVGGTAMTPGFYHRLKRELDTLAAKPSYKETLGIGTFKFLKAPARENYTAWLGGAMVGALETLPSKSLSRDAYLQRGRLPDWCCLDQETWADDRTAQRR